One region of Tachysurus vachellii isolate PV-2020 chromosome 11, HZAU_Pvac_v1, whole genome shotgun sequence genomic DNA includes:
- the star gene encoding steroidogenic acute regulatory protein, mitochondrial: protein MLPATFKLCAGISYRHTRNMTGLRRNAMMAIHHELSKLSGPGPSMWVRNIRRRSSLLCSRIKEETLSESEQGYVQQGQEALQKSISILSDPDGWQTEIETLTGDKVLSKVFPDIGKVFRLEVVLNQQPDDLYEELVENMERMGEWNPNVKQVKILQKINQDTMVTHEVSGETPGNVVGPRDFVSVRCTKRRGSTCFLAGMSTQHPSMPEQKGFVRAENGPTCIVMRPSADDPNKTKFTWLLSLDLKGWIPKTVINRVLSQTQVDFANHLRDRMANNSRMEATVAC, encoded by the exons ATGCTACCTGCAACTTTTAAACTGTGCGCCGGCATTTCCTACAGACACACGAGGAACATGACAG gtttGAGGAGAAATGCCATGATGGCCATCCACCATGAACTGAGCAAACTGTCCGGCCCTGGACCAAGCATGTGGGTCAGAAACATCCGCCGCAGGAGCTCGTTGCTCT gtagCAGGATCAAGGAGGAGACTTTGAGTGAATCGGAGCAGGGTTATGTGCAACAGGGTCAAGAGGCGCTACAGAAGTCCATCAGCATCCTCAGTGATCCAGATGGCTGGCAAACTGAGATTGAgacg TTGACTGGAGATAAAGTGCTCAGTAAGGTTTTCCCAGACATCGGCAAGGTCTTCAGGCTGGAGGTGGTTCTGAACCAGCAGCCTGACGATCTGTATGAGGAGCTGGTGGAGAACATGGAGCGCATGGGAGAGTGGAACCCCAACGTCAAACAAGTCAAG ATCCTACAGAAGATCAACCAAGACACCATGGTGACCCATGAGGTTTCTGGAGAGACTCCAGGTAACGTGGTGGGTCCGAGGGATTTTGTTAGCGTGCGCTGTACTAAGCGCAGAGGCTCAACCTGCTTTCTGGCCGGGATGTCGACTCAACATCCCAGCATGCCTGAGCAAAAGGGCTTCGTCCG AGCGGAGAACGGGCCAACGTGCATCGTGATGAGGCCGAGCGCAGACGATCCCAACAAGACCAAGTTCACCTGGTTACTGAGTTTAGACCTGAAG gGCTGGATTCCCAAAACAGTGATAAACCGAGTTCTATCTCAGACCCAGGTAGATTTTGCTAATCATCTCCGAGACAGAATGGCTAACAACAGCAGAATGGAGGCAACTGTGGCCTGTTga